A single genomic interval of Vulpes vulpes isolate BD-2025 chromosome 3, VulVul3, whole genome shotgun sequence harbors:
- the MARCHF7 gene encoding E3 ubiquitin-protein ligase MARCHF7 isoform X6, with translation MVLGSFGTDLMRERRDLERRADSSISNLMDYSHRSGDFTTSSYGQDRVPSSYSQGARPKDNSVSTLQLNTSSTNHQMPSEHHTIPCSRDNSRNSLRSNFSPRELESPQSSTQPGFSYISNRDETSTISSSDRVGSSQRSFQESSDNESRRSTRRLLSRIASSMSSTFFSRRSSQDSLNTRSLSSENSYVSPRILTASQSRSNSASTSDVPDSRASEASQGFRFLRRRWGLSSLSQNHSSEPDSENFNQESEGRNTGPWLSSSLRNRCTPLFSRRRREGRDESSRIPTSDIPSRSHHIFRRESNEVVHLEAQSDPLGATANRAQASASSSNAATGGSPSDSAQSGRNTGITGILPGSLFRFAVPPALGNNLTDNVMITVDIIPSGWSSSDGKSDKTKSAPSRDPERLQKIKESLLLEDSEEEEGDLCRICQMAAASSSNLLIEPCKCTGSLQYVHQECMKKWLQAKINSGSSLEAVTTCELCKEKLQLNLEDFDIHELHRAHANEQAEYEFISSGLYLVVLLHLCEQSFSDMMGNTNEPSTRVRVSNIGVGDGERVQCCKCLLWKAHFFICSHSVFFGGGFILKCILTKNKKKCILKIKIL, from the exons ATGGTACTTGGATCATTTGGAACTGacttaatgagagagagaagagatttaGAGAGAAGAGCGGATTCTTCCATTAGTAATCTTATGGATTATAGTCATCGAAGTGGTGATTTCACAACTTCATCAT atGGTCAAGACAGAGTTCCTTCTTCATATTCACAGGGAGCAAGACCAAAAGATAACTCAGTGAGCACTTTACAATTGAATACATCATCCACAAATCACCAAATGCCTTCTGAACATCATACCATACCATGTTCTAGGGACAACAGTAGAAATTCGCTAAGATCAAATTTTTCTCCAAGGGAATTGGAATCTCCACAAAGCAGTACACAGCCTGGATTTTCTTATATATCAAATAGAGATGAAACCTCAACCATAAGCAGTTCAGATAGGGTTGGTTCATCTCAGAGATCATTTCAAGAATCTTCTGACAATGAAAGTAGACGTTCGACTAGGAGATTGCTATCGCGTATAGCTTCTAGTATGTCATCTACCTTTTTTTCTCGAAGATCTAGCCAGGATTCCTTGAATACAAGATCACTGAGTTCTGAAAATTCTTACGTGTCTCCAAGAATCTTGACAGCTTCACAGTCTCGTAGCAATTCAGCATCAACTTCCGATGTTCCTGATAGTAGAGCATCTGAAGCTTCTCAGGGATTTCGATTTCTTAGGCGAAGATGGGGTTTGTCATCTCTTAGCCAAAATCATAGCTCTGAGCCAGATTCAGAAAATTTTAACCAAGAATCTGAAGGTAGAAATACAGGACCGTGGTTATCTTCCTCACTTAGAAATAGATGCACACCTTTGTTCTCCAGAAGGAGACGAGAGGGACGAGATGAATCTTCAAGGATACCTACCTCTGATATACCATCTAGATCTCATCATATTTTTAGAAGAGAATCAAATGAAGTGGTTCACCTAGAAGCACAGAGTGATCCCCTTGGGGCTACTGCCAACAGAGCACAAGCATCTGCATCATCAAGTAACGCTGCTACAGGTGGCTCCCCATCAGATTCAGCCCAAAGTGGAAGAAATACAGGAATAACAGGAATCCTTCCTGGTTCCTTATTTCGATTTGCAGTCCCCCCAGCACTTGGAAATAATCTGACCGACAATGTCATGATTACTGTAGATATTATTCCTTCAGGGTGGAGTTCATCTGATGGAAAAAGTGATAAAACTAAAAGTGCACCTTCAAGAGATCCAGAAAGactgcagaaaataaaagagag ccTCCTTTTAGAGgattctgaagaagaagaaggtgacTTATGTAGGATTTGTCAGATGGCAGCTGCATCGTCATCTAATTTGCTGATAGAGCCATGCAAGTGCACAGGAAGTTTGCAGTATGTCCACCAAGAATGTATGAAAAAGTGGCTACAGGCCAAAATTAACTCCG GTTCTTCATTAGAGGCTGTAACCACCTGTGAACTCTGTAAAGAGAAGTTGCAGCTTAACCTGGAGGATTTTGATATTCATGAACTACATAGAGCTCATGCAAATGAACAA GCTGAGTATGAGTTTATCAGCTCTGGTCTCTACCTAGTTGTGTTATTGCACTTGTGCGAACAAAGCTTTTCTGATATgatgggaaatacaaatgaacCAAGCACACGTGTCCGAGTAAGTAATATTGGagtgggggatggagagagggtgCAATGCTGCAAGTGTTTGCTTTGGAAAGcacatttttttatatgttcacattctgttttctttgggggaggttttatattaaaatgtatcttaacaaaaaacaaaaaaaaatgtatcttaaaaataaagatattgtaG